Part of the Tamandua tetradactyla isolate mTamTet1 chromosome 11, mTamTet1.pri, whole genome shotgun sequence genome, ccagaaggATGATAAAACAAAGTTCTCTCGTTTTAATCAAGCCATCAAATTTGTGACGATAGCCCTAGCAAGCTAAAGCAGGGGCTTTCTGCAGAACCTGGAAGGGCATAGCTTATGGATGTTCAGTTCTATCTCCTTGGCCCAAAGGTTATATAATTCAACACTGTGGGGCACAGCACCCCACGGAGAAACCTACCTTCTCCCATTCTGAGGGTTGGCGATGCAGAGGTGGAGGTGGCAGAGCGGCGTGGTGTGGACTGGGCAGAGGCGGGTCCGCTGGGTTGAAACACGTCTTCCACCCCTGACTGTCCAGCCTGGGCAGGGCCAGCTGTGCCTCCACCCCCAAACAGGTCACTCAGCAGTTCAGAATTGGTGGGAGGAGCCGCCGGCGGAGAGAAGTTTTTACTCACGACAGACCCTTCCAGGCCCAGGAGGTCCACGTCCTCGGGAGGTGGGGGGGCAGCAGGCTCCAGCTGCTTTCTGCTGGGCTTCTTGGCTCTGTGATGTTTGTCCCCGTTGGCATTGCCGTGTGGGCTGGAAAGAGTCAGAAGCTCATCGTCCGACTGCTCACTCTCCTGATTCACGAGGGCAGCGTGGTCCTCCTCGCAGAACGATTTCTCTGATTTCTGATCTAAGGGAAACCAGCACGTCAATAAACGGTTAGTTACACAGCATTGTTGATTGGTTTTTATTCTATCATATGCACATAACTGCAGAACGAGGAGAGGATTCAGCCCTGAGCAAACAATGTTTCCAGACCCTTACCAAAGGAGGAGTGGACATATTTCAGATTATACTCAACTGCCATTTGTGGAGCAGCTGAGAGGCCAGATAGCACAATGGTGAAGAGCAGGAGCTCTGCAGCCAGtgggcctgggtttgaatctcagttcCACTAGTTACGGCTCTGTGGCACTAGGCAAATTACTttacttctctgtgccttggttttctcttcagcaaaatggaaataataaatggTACCTAACTAGTGGGGCTGTTGTGAGAAAGACATATGAAAAGTACacagataaataaataggaagaagTACCTaagttgttgttgctgttgttattattttccAGGCACTATGCTAGGTGCTTTGAAAAACATTAGCCCTTTGTTATCCACCCCTGctgtcttttattctccaaaagcAAGGACTTTGCCCTGCAGTCAAGAGCAGAAGTGAACACATACCTGGTAAGTGAATAGAGAGAAGGGGTCTGCTTAGGGTAGGTCTTATGTCAACCCAAAAGGGGACACTTTCATCACAAAACGGGCAGCAAGAAAGAGGTCTTGTCAGCGAAAGGAATAAGGAGGCTGGAGAGTGAGTTTCCAGGCCCTCCTTGGGTCAGATTCTACCAtggaattttgttatttttgtggTAATTTCAGTTAAATAGAGCCATGTTCCAAATCAAGTACACATCCATAGCTCCTTATCCCTAAGTCTAAAATGCAAAAAGCTATGAAAAGAGAAAGGTTTTCCCAAGTTTGGCACAAACTCATTTGGTGGAAGAACCTGACTAGAACTGATGTGaaagtatgtatttatttatgtcaCTCAGAGTTATTTATACATTTCCCTGCCGAAGTATTAATGTATTTGTGCATGTGATTACAGGGTGTTGTCTTAGATGCCACTGGGATATTGAGTAACAAACTATTTATAtacttttaagaataaaaaattccTGCATTCCTAAACACATCTGGCTCAGATAAGAGATTGCCCATCTGTATGAAAACTTATTTCAGAGATTAACAAGCATTAATTCTCAATTACTTACAACAATGGGAGTGGAAAGGCAAAAGTGCAGTTCCATTAAAGGCCCTTATTGTAAGGAAGATGAGGTGTAGGGAACACCAAGCAGGGGCTGGGAAATGTATTCAGTGACTAGATTTCACTAAACTTCCCAAGTTACAGAAATTTCCCATCCTGtttctcagaagaaaattctGCAAGTCTAGGAATTCTGTGAACTATGTTTTTCACTTAACACTGAAAACTTTTGTAGACAATGAGAATACTGTCTTATGGTCAAACATCAAAGGAATGTCAATCAAGAGAATTTTAAATAGTCTATCACCAGAGCCAGTTTCCCACAACTGAGAAAGCCCTTACTTTTTAATTCTACATAGAACGTTGGGATTAATCTCAGCTAACTCTAGCAAGGACCATGATTGGGTATCAATGAGCATGCCAATGCCAGTCTACCAGTGGCAGAGTCTGAAGAATTATGCTGAGAAAGATTCTGAAAATATCTCCAGATTCAGCAGAAAAGAACGGTCTAATTAAGCCCCACTTGCTTCTGTGGTTGTTAAAGTAAGCAGCAAAGATTATAGGTCAGCTGTTTGCCAACCTCACACCAGGGCAAGCTCAGCTCCACCCCATTAGTGGTTGACACCTACTTGGGGATGtgccaaattttatatttttgcatatttagtTAACAGCAAGAGGTAGAATCCTTTGTTAATATAACCTAAAGGGAGATGGAGAAAATATCATACTTATTTGTCAGTCTGGAAAAGATGGGATCCAAAACCCAGTATGGAGAGAGAAGACAATTCAGCTTAATATGGCATTTTGTATCAGTCAACCACAGAGTTGAAAACCAGGAAGTTACTTGATTTGAAAAAGGATTCATCGGGTCAACTGGGAAATAAGGAGGAATCTGGTTTTTAAGTGTTGTATCCCTTCAGGCTGTTTGTGGTCTAATCATCTCTGTAGAAGCACCATGTAAAGAAATGCTTGAAAGTACCTTGCcagcagagagaggaaaagaagccaCCTTGCCCAAAATGCCTGGGGTTGTCTGGAGGGACATCTATTGGGGCCTGTCCTGTAAGACAGCAGTAATGAAACAGGAAATCAGACAATGTGCTGAACAACCCAGAAGCCTCATCCTGAAAATTAAAACCAGCAGGTGACTCTTACCTCCTAAGACCAGAGTATCTTGATGCTCCTGGTGAGAAGAAAAGAGGATGCTGGGATTGACATCTTTTGTGCAGTAATGCTCCCATGGTGGGGTTAAGTCTATCACTTTGTCATGGGGCTGTAGTTCTACATCCAGTGTCACCTGAAATAGCTGAGGATAtttttctggtacatcacatgcATCCAACTCAGGCCTAAATAGGGATTTAAAAGAATAAGACCAGTGAAAACCAATGGAACCAGCAACAGGAAGCAGCAGCTTAGGCTGACTCGGAGATTCATTTCTAGAAAAGACTCAACCATTAACCAgataatactttatttttctgagCTTTAACTGCTTcattggataaaaaaaaaatggaaataatggtgACTTAGAGGATTTGGGCACTACTGCATGTAAAAGCATTCTGGAAAGCAGGGCTGATACATCAAGCCAGCAAGCACTGGTATGGCTGTTCTAGTTGTAAAAATAGTGTAATAGGCCCAGAACCAATGTCTTGAGCCCTTGAATGTCTACTGCTACCTCAACCCCAGGCGCCCCCCACTCACCCAAGCCCCACCTGCTCCCAAGTCTCCTTGTTCACCCTATGACACAGCAACTATGGGTTAATGTCTGATGCAGAGGGGACCTCCAGGACTCTGCTTCAGTGCTAGGAGCTGGCTGACGGGTCACTGCTCATGCCATACTCCTGATTAGATATTTTGACTAATGCTCTGTTGAAAAACACAAAGTGATATGCAGATGATATGTCACACTGGCTCCCTCAAATGAAATTCTATAGATTTCCATTTgaaagtctttgatccatttgtaaTACTGAAGACAAGTCATATCCAACTGAAATGCTGAAAATGCCGCCAGCCCCATGCTATTGCTGAGCTATCCTCCCTGATTCAGAGCACaggatgggggcggggggtggagcTGTGCAGCCCAGTGCAAAGGAGACCTCCAGCACGTGGCTCCAAGCATTTCATGGCTGCACTGACTGCAGCCTAAGCAGAACTTACTTAGTGAACTTCAAAACTGTTGTGTCCAATGGGATGAATCCAGTATGAAACTGAAGCTGGAATATCTGTGTGTTAGTTACCTAAAAATACACGAGAGATGCACATTACAACTAATCAGTTAAAAAGGAATTTGATCAAAAGGCTATATTTGCAGGAGCCATATATCCGCATtggtttctgcttctctttatttACTGTGCATATAAAATGACCTCCCCTTCTTGCAGCTTCATTTCTAGTTTCGCCTCTACATGGACTCTGTCTTAGTAAGCACCTGTTAATGTGCCATGTTCTTGCACACTTCCATACATAGATTCATGCTGTTTCTTCCACTCAGGGTGTTCTGCTTCAGACTAGTGAACTCATCCTTCAAAGCCTACCTTGAAAGGTCATCTCCTCTCCATAGCCTTTCTGAGCTAGCACTGGCTAAAATAAGCCACTTCCATCATAGGACCTCATACCTGCCTCTAATACGGCATGATGAATATCTATATTATTTGAGTCTTTCCTGCTAAGTTGGGTTCCTTTAAAGCAGGGACATTGGCTTATTCTTCTCAATACTAAACACCCTACGTAGTGTGGCACAGAGCAaacatttagcaaatatttaatgcactaaaataaaattacttgcagcattattcataatagcccaaaagtagaaacaacccaaatatccatcacctgatgaatggataaacaaaatatgatgtaTTCCCAGAACAGAATCtcattcagctataaaaaggaatgatacatTGAAACATGCTACATAGAgagatgaacctcaaaaacattacgctaaatgaaagaagccagtcacaaaagatcatctattgtatgattacatttatatgaaatttccagaataggAAATCCTTAGAGACAAAAGTAGATCCATGGATGTGGGAAGGAGGAATGGGGAGTAACTGCCAGTGGGTACAGAGTTCCTCTTCAGctgatgaaaatgtcccaaaattagatagtggtgatagcTGTACAATATTATAAAAACCACTGACTTGTACACTTAAAAGTTCAATTAAATGTTATATGAGTTTTATcgcaattaaaaaattgaaaaaaaaaatacaattagttCCACATCCTTAATAGAAATCTCTCCCCTTACACTGATCCAAATGGGACATTTAAAAGATACAGGCTTCTAAAGAATATGATTGCTGGAAGTTCTAAGGCTGCTAACTCTGGCAGATTCATCATGTCAAGGACTTCAGGCAAGtcacaacctctctgagcctcagttttcctcacctgtaaaatgagggagGTGGACATAAGCAATCTTTAAAGGCTCTTTCTAATTCTAAGATCACAAGTCACTGAAACTCAAAATGATTtagagagaaaacacagaaatacCCCCATCAAAGGCTCAGATGAGCTTATGCCATAATTCTTCCTCAACCATACCTTAGCTTGCAGCCGGCTCCCAATGGTTGACCGCAAGTGATACATGGAAACAACCACATCTCCTTGCACAGTGATGTTCAAGGGAATGAAGATTTTTCCATCCTGGACACGGTATTCTCtttaaagagagacaaaaatatgtttttaaatacagTCTAGTTTTGTGCAAACGCACAGGTATGATTGCCCTCTTGGTTCTAGTGAAGGAACCCGCTTGCCAGTTTCTATCTTGAAGAGAGCCAAGATCACGGCCAGGGCCAACGGGGTTCAAGCTGGTTCAAAAACAGGATGGCAATGGGTTGCTACCAGgctctttccttccatcctttctgGACTTCCAGATAATTCAACCAACCTCCTCACTTTGGTTCCCTCAAACACATACAGCCACAATGCATATGCCTTTCCCTAACTTTCAATTAACAGTAAAAGCAGAGGTAGATGGAACAAAAAATCCATAGAGAAAGAGCAATTCTATGCTCTATGAGGGTCtaataattttaatcttattccaaaataatttggaattatttaatttattccaACTAATTTAACTTTGTGTGACCATCTACTGTCTTGACTCTACACCCTCCACCACTTCCCACTGGCATCTGCTCTATATTCTGGACTCTATAATATTTACATCGCCACCCACCTGGTTGCTCCACCTAGAACCATCATTCATCTctgattcttcatttttttttaatttattaattaaaaaaatttaaaaattaagaacaaacaaaaacattaacatataattccattctacaaatatattcagtaattctcaatatcatcacatagttgcatgctcatcatttcttagaacatttgcatcaatccagaaaaagaaataaaaagacaacagaaaaagaaataaaacaataacagaaaaaaaagattatacattccataccccttaccctcgctttcattgatcactagcatttcaaactaaatttattttaacatttgttccccctattccttattttttttgttttttgttttaatttatttattaatttaaaaaattaacaaaccaaataaaacatcaacatatataatcagtaattcacaacatcagcacttagttgcatattcatcatttcttagaacatttgcattaattcagaaaaaaataaaaagacaatagaaaaagaaataaaacaaacacaggaaaggaaaaaaaaaaagattatacctaccataccccttacccctcgctttcattgatcaccagcatttcaaactaaatttcttttagcatttgttcctcctattatttatttttattccatatgttctcgtttgttgacaagatagataaaaggagcatcagacacaaggttgatTCTTCGTTATTTTAATCAGATCCAATTAAGCTACCTTTTTCCATCAATGCCCAGACCCTCGATCCCCCACCATAGTCTTAGCTTTCATGGTGGCTCATGCCTGTCTCTCAGCCCGTGTCCCCATGATATTCCCTGGCTTAGTCGTGCCTTTCTCTGATTACCACTGCTGCTGGACATTTCTTTTCTATCAGCCATTTTCACAATGATGTCATCCTCATGGGAGGACTGGGCTCCGAGTGATAAGAACTGCGTGGTCTGCCAGAAGCAAAGTATCACAACTTACTTCATTCGTTCAAAATCTGTGCAGGTTGTATATATTTTGGTTTCTCCAATTAGGACATCACAGTAAGGGCGACATCCATTTCTCTGTTTGTTAAAAAAAGGGATTGGACTGACGGTGATCGACTTAATTGTGAGAGGCTTGAAATGAGGGCGGTAGGGTTTGTCTGCCAGGAGGTCACACATGTAGCCCAGGTACCTGAAACAGAAGATGGCCATTTTTATTGGAGCCCAATTTTTGGTAAGAAGTTTGTCCTTGCAAATTAttgttacaataaaaattaattattttaacttcttaaaaATTAACTAGTAAAACAGAACACAACCAACAATTTAGCAAAGCTTTTATCTGCTGACACTGCTATATTTCCCTCAAAGAACTAATAACATggttatttattaaatgaaaaaccaTTAGGAATTTTATACTAACTCaatatttcaacatttatttCTATGTGATCTAACAGATTAAAATTATCATCTAAAAGCTGACTTCAGACAAATTTTATCATCAGAAAAAGCTTTGATTCAAAAAAGTAAGGAGATGCAATTTGaacaggagaaaagaagaaattgggatggaaaggaagaaaataaatcagttatttgaaaaaaaaattctcttttttaagccAAGTTTTAGATTATCTGTTGTAATCTATTTCCTTGTTCCTTTatcaatcatttaaaaaacaaatttaaaaactgcttGTTCGCTTTGGCAACATCCTATGCAGTACTCATATTTCAAAAGAGaccaaataataaaacagaaagagcCTGGAATTGGGTATCATTCCCTGGCtctattagatatttttaaaccCCGGGCAAATCATAGcctgtctgagcctcagtctcctcacctgTAAGTGAGGAAGTGGATATAAGTATTCTTTAAAGATTCTTTCCAATTCTAAAATCACAAATTCTCCTGTGATGGTTCTGAAACTATGGAAAACAACCCCACTCAATTGCAATTTCAGAATAGCACCAGGTAGCatataaaaagaaagcaagttaCAAAAGTATCAAACAGGACATGACACAGTTAGACACGGGGGAGACTACCGTGCATCTAGCTTACTCTACCTCCTGTGGGACGGAGAAAGTCCAATGCCTGGACGCTTTGCATATAGCAATCGAACAGCTGGGCCAGGAGTAGAGTAGAGATTACAGAAAATGAACATAGCACCGACCAGAATCGATGATGCAGCGCGTCCATCCTGCCAAAGAAAATGCATCAACGCGTCAAGAACACGCTCCAGTCACCCACCCTGCATGGAGAATGGCTGCACTTgcaattaaaatagaaaagagagggagagatctTTGAGAAATCGTTTTGATGGGGGCACCTTTCAGTTCAAAGTTTCTCCCTTGAAAAACATATAATCTGGCCTAGCTATTTAAACCACAAAGCAGCAAAGAAAGACATCCATAGGATAAAACTGGCTTTCTACTCTCCTACAAAGCCCAGCAAATACAAATTTGACCCTCTAGGAAACTCTACCCCAACCCCATTATTTGCATGCACTTACTAAGAAATAAACTAATTATCAAAGTAGCCTTAGCCTTGTAGCATCACAACTACTAGGCTTAGGGTTGGAGGTAAATAGCTCACAGGTTCAGCGCCTTCTGCTTTTAGGAAGATGCTATGTATATATTTCATCAAAAGTATGCTCAGagtcataaaaataaagaagccCAATCTGATCCAAACCTCACTCAATATAGGCATGCATCCAATAACATTCCCGACAGATGGTGACCCAGCCTTTTCCGGAAGAATTTAAGTGACAGGAGCTGACTGCTATTTGAAGTAGCCTATCACAGTTTTCAAAGTTTTCCTTATACCGAGTATGTTGATTTAAAGTGTGTTCCTCCATAGCTTCTGCTCAAtgatcttcattctttcttctgtgagaacaaatgttaaatctACTCCTTTCTCCCTGTGATAGCCCCTCACACATCTGAAATACCTTCCCTTTCCATTAACACTTCAACTTTCCATGTTAAAACATACCCGATTTTCTTCAATTCTTCCTCATTTAACAGCCCATCCCAAAAGGTCATCAACTGGCATTCTCCTGCTTAGCTATCTCATTACCTATCAGTTTTCCATCAGTTTTCTCTTAATGATCACCCTAATACCTTCCTAGCTTGACATTTGTTcctcttgagaaagaaaccgAATAAAGGAATTAAGATTTTACCATGTGCCTCAAGCACCTGTTGTTGTCCTAGTTCTGAAGACAGAAGAACACAAATTTCTcgatttcaattctttttaaaaatttagcctTCCTGATGACACTCATTTAAGATGTCTATGGCTCTTCCGTACGTGTTCCCTCCTTTTATGTGGCATCCAGGTCTTCATAAGTTTTTTATAACTGCTTTATAACAGCTTTTAGAGCtgttatatatactttatatatatatatatattatatatatgtttaaatataaaacagcTATGTTCTATAGCtgttttaaaacaactttattagttttttattaaaagagttgtatttgcttttttatttcttaatgaaaCAACTGCATACACGGGATAAAAATGAAAGCTCTTCttcttccctacccccacccacccccagtttCAATTCCATCTCCCAAAGATTTGGCAAGACTTCAACTAACGCATGTCCTTTGCCCAGCAATCAGGCTGTAGAGCCATACTCCTTTGTCTGCCACCTTCTTCTTTATCTTTGGGTCCATGTATGATTGCACCATATGAACTGACAGCCTCTTGTCTCTCTTGAGCCGTGTCCTCTTACAAAGTTGTCAGCCTAGCCTCTGAGAACTTTTGGAAAAGTTTTTGAAGTGACATCATCAAGGCATTTACACACTATTTAGTCCCTAAAAATGAGCTGGCTATTACACAATCTGTTGAACCTCCAAAAGGAGAACCCTTTGGTCTTTAACATtaaattcttataaaaaatacCGCATTTTTCCTTTACTGATAAAGGGTTTGGGCATGAGAAGTGGAAAGAAGAAACTGTCTTCAAGTTTCTTCTCTGTTTTAGTCATCTGGCTCttaagaaggagaaggaaaatcatcaaataatattatagcaaaaaaaataaacactgaagTTTAAGAAGTAATGAAATCTCTACCATTTATGCTCAGATTCCATTTGTGTATTCATGTGTTCATGAATTCAATAACTTACTCAAGCATTTCACGCTTGGGTACAAAGGGAAAGTGGGCACCATTCTTACCCTCAAGACGCTTACAGTCTAGTGGGAAAACAGGCAGGTGCCCAGTTTCTGATGAGGAAATGTATTAAATGTCATCGAAGAGCTTTAGACATATGGTGGGAATGTTCACACTGAGAAAATATGCAGATTTTACCTAAAACTGAGCTTTGGATCAGGAAGAAGCTTCCAGAGGAAGGATTAGTGAAAGGGATTCTAGGAAGTCAATGGTCAGAAAATCATCAGTCCCACTGAGAACTGCTCTAAAGTAAGGTCAATCTATGTGACTATTTGCAAAAGCACAAATgtctttttacttcatttttattcaaacacaaacaataagaaaaaaaagcataaacatACATATAGAGGTATACGTATATATGTCAATTTTATTCACATGACTCTCAATGGCTTTGTCACATCCCCTTGCACCTGTCCTTCTGTACAGGGCCAGCTGTATTTGACCAaaccaaccaccaccaccaccctaacaacaaaaaaacatgtgACTCACCAAGCAGTGCACAACACAGACATTTTTGGGGTTCTGTAGTAGCCAGTTATACATATTCCGACATACAGCAAAGAGGTTATGCAGACTAGGGGCCTGCCTGATAGGCCAACTGCACTCTGAGACCTAAGGAACACAGTAAAAGGAAATTAACTCCTCCAGCAACTTCCTCTCATAAGCAGGCTTCACAGACAACATCTTCTGGATATGATAGCACATGGTTTGGTAACATAGCCAGGAAGAGTTGGGGACAAAATCTTGGTATGGAAAGAAAAGGTGATTatggcaatttttaaattaaatattttctttcagtaaacgtatgaaaacacattttggaatatattttaaattaagttagagcatttaaacaacctaataacattttttaattctgtaaagTTACATAGAATTTAATTTCTGTTAccttataaaatgttttaatctgTCTGTTAGATATTTAATTACAGGATTacttatatttaaacattttttattgtgaaatacagcatatgtacaaaaaagcaataaatttcaaagtagattataacaagtagttatagtacaaatttcagagtttggtatgggttacagttctacaatttcaggtttttctttctagcttttccaagacacaggagattaaaagaaatacgaatataataattcagcagttaataattcatttgttaaatcctgtcttctctgttataactccttcttctcctctgatccttctcccaatctttaggggtatttgggctatgtccattctagatttctcatgttggaaagggttgtcaataacatgggatagggggatggaactagctgatgttcttggagaggatgGCCCTCTGGGTTATAGGACTtacctgacctaggaacccaaGTGGAGATTTTAGTTTTCTGGCAAGTagtcttagtgcatggaacctttgtagaatctcaggcagagccctaggtgttcttcagggtttgCAGGAATGGGTTTGtatggggtttggcaaactgtggtaattagcagtatctagctaaagcttgctcAAGAATAGCCTGCAGAATAGCCTCTCCGCTATTTGAACTCacttagccactgataacttattatgctacattcttttcccccatctggtcaggaaggtgttgtcgaaCCTACAGTACCAGGgacaggcttatccctgggagtcgtgtaccactttgccagggagactttcatccctgggtgtcatgtcccacatggggggagggtaattattttccttacagagttgggtttagagagagagagagagagaggc contains:
- the DNAJC6 gene encoding auxilin isoform X3, yielding MEPSSGGGLFDMVKGGAGRLFSNLKDNLKDTLKDTSSRVIQSVTSYTKGDLDFTYVTSRIIVMSFPLDSVDIGFRNQVDDIRSFLDSRHLDHYTVYNLSPKSYRTAKFHSRVSECSWPIRQAPSLHNLFAVCRNMYNWLLQNPKNVCVVHCLDGRAASSILVGAMFIFCNLYSTPGPAVRLLYAKRPGIGLSPSHRRYLGYMCDLLADKPYRPHFKPLTIKSITVSPIPFFNKQRNGCRPYCDVLIGETKIYTTCTDFERMKEYRVQDGKIFIPLNITVQGDVVVSMYHLRSTIGSRLQAKVTNTQIFQLQFHTGFIPLDTTVLKFTKPELDACDVPEKYPQLFQVTLDVELQPHDKVIDLTPPWEHYCTKDVNPSILFSSHQEHQDTLVLGGQAPIDVPPDNPRHFGQGGFFSSLCWQDQKSEKSFCEEDHAALVNQESEQSDDELLTLSSPHGNANGDKHHRAKKPSRKQLEPAAPPPPEDVDLLGLEGSVVSKNFSPPAAPPTNSELLSDLFGGGGTAGPAQAGQSGVEDVFQPSGPASAQSTPRRSATSTSASPTLRMGEGASFDPFGAPSKPSGQDLLGSFLNTASASSDPFLQPTRSPSPTVHASSTPAVNIQPDVSGGWDWHTKPGGFGMGSKSAATSPTGSSHGTPTHLNKPHTLDPFADLGALGTNLAGSSSFASKPTTPTGLGGGFPPLSSPQKASPQPLGAGWQQGGGYSWQQSQSKPQPSGPHSSPQNRPNYNVSFSAVPGVQHERGKGSPNLEGKQKAADFEDLLSGQGFNAHKDKKGPRTIAEMRKEEMAKEMDPEKLKILEWIEGKERNIRALLSTMHTVLWAGETKWKPIGMADLVTPEQVKKVYRKAVLVVHPDKATGQPYEQYAKMIFMELNDAWSEFENQGQKPLY